Genomic segment of Umezawaea sp. Da 62-37:
TGTTCGCGTCCGGCCGCCGCGCCCCGTCGCGCTACCGCGACGACCAGGTGCACCTGCGCGACGACGACGGGATCGTCGCCGAGCTCCAGCTGCTCAGCGGCACCGATTCCCGCCTGCTGGGCAACGAGGACCTGCTCAGGCTGGTCATCCCGGTCATCCGCGCCGACTACAAGGCCGTGGAGACCTACCGGTGCGAGCCGGGCGCCAGGGTGTCCTGCCCGGTGACCGTCCTGGTCGGCGACAGCGACCCCAAGGCGACCATAGAGGAGGCACGGGCCTGGTCGGAGCACACGACCGGCGCCTTCGACCTCCAGGTGTACCCCGGTGGCCACTTCTACCTGAGCACCCATCAAGACGAGGTGACCGACCTCATCTCCGCACGTCTCACCGGGTATCCGCCCCCGCTGGGGTAAGGGCCCCTAGGGGCGTGGTCAGGGGTTTCGCTCCGGAACATCGTAATAATACCCTTGTCCCAGTTGGACTTCAGTGGGAAGTCGACTCTCCAGCAGGGCAGTGGATTCACGAATTACTCCTCGCTGCCGAGCAGTGCGCCACCCGGACGGGATTCCGCGCGCTCCTCCGCGGCCCCCGTGAGCAAGAGGAAGGAGGAGTGCCGCAGATGACCGCGAAACTCTTCTCGACCGACTCGGTGCAGACCTATCCCGAGTTCGAGCAGAACGCCCTGCGCGTGGCCGACGTGCTGGGTGAGAACGGCATCGGCCACGGCTGCCGCGTGATGCTGAAAGCGGGCAACTCGGCGGGGTGGGTCGTGACGCTGCTCGCCCTGATGCACGTGGGCGCGTCGATCGTCATGGTGGACAGCCAGGAGCGCGCCGACCAGACCAGGCGGATCGCGAACCAGGCGGGCGTCAAGATGTGCGTCGTCGACGAGGACGCGCCGCTGGACGCCGAGGAGAGCAAGGTCTTCGTCTACGAGCTGCTGGTGGCCGCCGCCAACCGGAAGCCGTTGCGGGACAAGCTCGACTTCACCGACTGGTGCGAGCGCCCCGACGGCCTGGTCATGTGGTCGTCCGGCTCCACCGGCACGCCCAAGGGCATCGTGAAGTCCGGCGGCAAGTTCCTGGAGAACCTGCGCCGCAACGCGGCCCAGGTCGGCCACCGCGAGGGCGACGTCCTCATGCCCCTGCTGCCGTTCTCCCACCAGTACGGGCTTTCCATGGTGCTCATCGCGTGGCAGGAGCGCTGTTCGCTCGTCGTCGCGCCGTACCGCCGGCTCGACCGCGCGCTGGTGATGGCGGGCCAGACCGGCGTCACGGTCGTGGACGCCACCCCCTCCACCTACCGCAGTCTCCTCAACATCGTGCAGAAGCGCCCCGAGGCGGGCCTGAACGTCGACACCGTGCGGATGTTCTGCAGCGGTGCCGCGCCCCTGGACCCCTCGCTGGTGAACGCCTACGTCGACCGCTTCGGCCTGCCGCTGCTGGACAGCTACGGCAGCACCGAGATGGGCAACGTGTCGTTCGCGACGCCCGAGAACCCGGTCGCCTGCGGCGTGGCCATGGAGGGCCTGGAGATCAAGGTCGTCGACGACGAGGGCCACGAGGTCGAGGTCGACCAGATCGGCGAGGTCCTGGTCAACACCCCCGACGTGATGGAGGGCTACCTGTCCGAGGACGGCACGCTCGTCCCGCACACCCGGCAGTGGTTCCAGACCGGCGACTTCGGCAAGCTCGACGCGCACGGCAACCTGTCCGTCTTCGGCCGCAAGTTCGCCGTGACCAGGATGGGCTACACGCTCTACCCGGAGATCATCGAGCGCAAGGTCGCCGAGAGGGGCTGCTCGGCCAAGGTCGTCTCCGTCCCGGACGAGCGCCGCGGCTGCCAGCTCGTGTTCTTCGTGGAGGACTCGCTCGACCGCGAGCCGCACTTCTGGCGGGAGCTGCTCAGCGAGCTGCTGCCGGTCTACGAACGCCCGAACCGGGTGCACGTGCTCGACAGCTTCCCCCTCAACCGCAACGGGAAGCCCGACCGCCTGCACCTGGAGCAGTTGGCGTTGGCCGAGGTCCCCGACGGCGCCAGCGTCTGACCGGGACGGGGAACACCGATGGAGAACACGCCGAGCGCCGCCCCGGAAGAAGAGAACGGGAAGTCCGAGAACGAAGTGCGACAGGGGCTCACCGCGATCGTGTTCCCCGGTATGGGACCGTGCAACTTCGCCGACGTCGGCAGGTACATGGTCCTCGACCGCTACGCCCGTCGACGGCTGGCCGCCGCCGACGAGGCGTTGGGCTACTCGGTGCTGCAGCGCTTCCGCAGCACTGACCACGAGTACTCCGAGGCCACCCAGATCGCCTTCCTGATCAACTCGGTGGCGCTCGCGGACCGCGCCGTCGACGCCATGGGGCTCGACCCGGACCTGTGCGTCGGGCCGAGCTTCGGGCAGAAGGCCGCCACCGCGTTCGTCGACTCGCTCCCCTTCGGCGACGTGGTGCGGATGACGGCGGAACTCGCCAGGTGCGAGGAGGAGTTCTTCGCCGCGGAGTACTCCGACGTCATCACCCAGTCCTTCGTCCGCACCTCCGAGGAGCGCACGAAGGAGATCCTCGCGGAGATGGAGGCGCGGGGGGAGTGGTACGAGATCTCGGGCTACCTCGACCACGACTTCTACTTCGTCTCGGTGCGCGAGTCCTCCCTGGACTTCTTCAAGCAGCGGATCAGGGACGCGGGCGGGTACTCGATGTACTCGATGCGCCCACCGGTGCACGCCAGGGCGTTCTCCGCCCTGCGGCGCAAGGTCGAGGAGGAGGTGTTCACCCGCTACGACATCGGGGCGCCGCGGATCCCGGTGATCGCCGACCAGAACGGCACGACGGTCACCGACGCCGAGGCGATGCGGACCATGCTGCTCGACACGTTCGACCGGCCGATCAACTGGCCGGACGTGGTCTCCGCGCTGCGGCGCGGCGGGGTCACCGACCTGTGGTTCACCGGCGCGGACAACCTGTTCCACCGCTTGGACTGCACGACGAAGAACTTCCGCGTGACGGCCGTGACCCCCAAGACCGCGCTGCGGCCCGAGAAGTAGTGACCTGAGGAGAGCTTTCGTGATCGACGAGAAGTGGCCGCACCGGATCCGCTCGACCGTCAACCCGCCACGCGAGCCGGGCCCGATCGACCTGCGCCGCAACTTCGCCCAACCCGCCTACTCCGGCATCGGCACGTTCATGAACGTGCCGATCTGCCTCGACCAGGCGGACCTGAGGGCGGGCGGCGTGGACGTCGCGGTCATGGGGGTTCCGCTCGACCAGTCCGTCGGCCACCGCGGTGCCGCCTTCGGACCGAGGGCGATCCGCACCGAGGAGCGCTACCTGTTCAACAACTACGAGGACTTCGTGCACTCCGCCACGAGGGTGAAGCCGTTCCAGCAGCTCAAGGTCGTGGACTACGGCGACGCGCCCGTGGACATGTTCAGCAACGCCAACTCCATGGCCCCCATCCGCGAGATGATCACCGAGATCGCGCAGGTCGGCGCCGTGCCGATCGTGCTCGGCGGTGACCACACGCTGCTGTGGCCCAGCGCGGGCGCGCTCAACGACGTGCACGGCGCGGGCAGCGTCGCGGTCGTCCACTTCGACGCCCACCCCGACTGCCACGCCGAGGTGTACGGGAACAAGATCAGCCACACCACGCCCATCTACCGGCTGATCGAGGACGAGAAGTTCCCCGGTGCCAACATCGTCCAGATGGGGCTGCGCAGCCCGTCCGCCCCGGACGACGAGCAGTTCAACTGGATGCGCAGGCAGGGCATGAAGTCGCACTTCATGGCCGAGGTCGAACGACTCGGCATCGACGCCGTCATCGACAAGCTCATCGCCGACGTCGCGCACGTCCCGAACGTCTACCTGTCGTTGGACATCGACGTCCTGGACCCCGCGTACGCCCCCGGCACCGGCACCCCGGAACCGGGCGGCCTGACCACGCGGGAGCTGTTCCCCGCGCTGCGCAGGCTCGCCCACGAGACCAACGTCGTCGGCATGGACGTCGTCGAGGTCGCGCCGAACATCGACCCCGGCTACTCGACCGCGCTCAACGCGCGCCGCGCCGTGCTGGAGGTCCTCACCGGCCTGGCCATGCGCAGGATGCAGATCTCCAGCAGCAACTACGTGAACCCGATCGTCTCCGGCCAGGTCAAGTTCCCGATGCGATGACCGCCGGTTTCCACACATGAAGGGCGACAGTCGTGCGAGTACTGAGCAGCATCACCGGCTCCCAGGGCCACGCGCGGGACATGCTCCCGCTGATCCGCGCGATCGCCGACGCCGGGCACGACGTCCTGGTCGCGCTGCCGCCCTCGTTGGCGCCGGTGTACGCCGACGAACGGGTGCGGGTCGAGCCGGTGCTCCCGGAGATGCACGACTCGATCATGGCCGTGATGAAGGAGGGCGCCGAGCAGCGCGCGGCCGAGGCCAAGCGCACCGGTCTGCCGGTGGCGCCGCCGCCGGAGATGACCGCGTTCGACGAGATGCTGGTCATGGCGGGTGGCCCGCACATCACGCCGACCTACCGCGCCCTCATGGCGCTGGCACTGGACTTCAAGCCGAACCTGGTCGTGCGCGACTCCGCGGAGATCGCCGCCACCCTCGTGGCCGAGCGGCTCGGCCTGCGCCACATCTGCGGCCCGTCCGGCGCCGGTGACATGGTCGACCCGGTCCGGTTGGTGGACATGCTCGACGAGCGCCGCGCCGAACTGGACCTGCCACCCGCCCACGACCCGACCGCGCTGTACCGGTTCGGCCGCTTCGACTCGGTGCCCGAGCGCTACTCGTTCGCCGCCTTCGACGTGCCCTACGCCATCCGCTACCGCCAGTCCCCGATCGTCGCCCGCGACGAGGTGCTCAGCCGCGAGATCGCCGGGCTGCCCACCGACAAGCCGCTCGTGGCCTGCGCCATGGGCACCGTGCTGGTGCAGCTGCGCCAGTTCTTCCAGTTCGGCCCGCCCCAGGACGAGGACCCGTCGAAGGTCCTCCTCCAGGCGCTGGCGGGCGGACTGTCCGAACTGGACTGCTACGCGGTGCTGGCCACCGGCGGCCTGTCCATGGACGGCATCGAGGTCGGCGACAACGTGCACGTCGTCGAACGCATGGCCCAACCCCTGCTCCTGCAGTGCGCCGATCTCTTCGTCACGCACGGCGGTTACAACAGCATCCGCGAGTCCATGTTCGGCGGTACCCCCATGGCCGTCCTGCCCCAGTTCGGCGACCAGCCCTTCCACGCCGACCTGCTCCAGAAGATGAACCTCGGCCGCGTCATCCCGGAGACGACCGCCGACGTCGTCCGCGACACCTGCCGCCAGGTCCTCTCCGACCCGGCCATCACCGCGGAGGTCCGCAGGGCCCAACGCGAGATGCTCGCCCTCCCCGGCGTGGACACCGTCGTCCCCCACCTGGAGTCCCTCGCCCTGCCGTGAGCGGACTCCCACCACCGCTGCCCCCGAGCCCCCCACTCGGGGGCAGCGGCGCGTCCCCGGTTCCTACAGCATCCCCGCGGCGCGGAAGAGCCGGTCGTAGATCGCCTGGATGGTCTCCTCCTTGCGCGCGTTGTAGTCCATGACGTTGCCGCCCCCCGGAACCGCCGCCTGTTTCGCGTCCTCGTACAGCGCGCGGTCCTCGGGGTGGGCGCGCAGCCAATCGCGGAACATGCGGTGCCGGACCAGCTCCGGGCAGTCCGGCCCGAACACGTGCAGGTTCACCCTGGGTTCGGCCAGCCTCAGGAGCCGGTGCTCGTACCAGGACGGCTCCCGGACCGTGTGGACGTAGCCGATCCGCACGAGCGCGGGGACGTACAGCTCCTCCTGGCGGGGGTCGGCCACCGTCAGGTCGATGTCGAGGACGTCCTTGGCGGCCAGTCCCTCCACCGACGTCGACCCGACGTGGTCGATGCCGAGCACCACCCGGCCGAGCGCGGCGCGGATCTCCGCCGCCGCGGCCTGGAAGCGGCGCGGCCACTCGGGCGTGTAGGCGACGATCGCGACCGTCTCCGGCGGTGGGGGACCGTTCACCCAGGGGTCCTCGGACGGGTCGGAGCCGTCGGGTCGGGTGATCTCCTCGAAGGTGGGCACCCGCGCCAACGTAGTAGCGGCCCGTCGAGGAGGCGATTCCTGCACAGGGGCGCCGAACCCGCCACGACCGGACGCACGCGGAAGCGGGAGGCCCCGGCATCCCGCCGGGAACTCCCGCCCACCACTCCGGACTCAGCCCACGGGCTGCGGGAACCGCTGCCACTGGGCCGGGCGGTCGTTGTCGTCCCTGTCGTCCTTGTGGTCGTCCTCGTCCTCCACGTCGCCGCCCTCGTGGATGGCGAGCTTCTCCTGGATCCGCCGCAGCGGTCCCGGAGCCCACCAGGCGGCGTTGCCGAGCAGCTTGAGGACCGCGGGCACCAGGATCATCCGCACGATGGTCGCGTCGAGCGCCAGCGCCAGGATCATGCCGACGCCGACGAAGCGCATCATGGCGACCTGGGAGAACGCGAAGGCGCCGGTGACCAGGATGAGCAGGATAGCGGCCGCGGTGATGACCCTGCCGGTCTTGGCGAGGCCGATGGTGACCGCCTCCTCGTTGCTCGCGCCCCTGTTGCGGGCCTCCACCATCCTGGAGAGCAGGAACACCTCGTAGTCCGTCGACAGGCCCAGGATCATCGCGACCATCAACACCACGATGCCGGAGTCCAGCGGCGACGGCGTGACGCCGAGCAGCGACGCCAGGTGGCCGTCGTAGAAGATCCACGTGAGGACGCCGAACGTGGCCGAGAGGCTCAGGGCGCTCATGACGATGGCCTTGATCGGCAGCAGGACCGAGCCGAACGCCAGGAACATCAGGATGAACGTGGCGGCGATGAACAGCAGCGCCATCCACGGCAGCCGGGAGCTGATGGCGTCGAGGCTGTCGACGTTCACGGCCGTGGACCCGCCCACGAGCGTCTCACCGGCGCCGAGGGGCGGGGTGACCTCGCGGACGTCCAGCATGGCCTGCTTGGAGGCGTCGCTGAGCGGGTCGCCCTCCAGCGTGGCCGAGAGCAGCCAGACGTTGTCCTTCGGTTCCTGCGCGAGCGCGGCGGTGTCGATGCCGGGGACCGCGGCCACGCGCTCGGCGTAGCGCTGCACGGCCTCCTGGCTGGTGTTGCCCTTCACCACGATGTCGAGGCCGGTCTTGGCGATGGCGGGGAAGTCCTTGTTGAGGGTCTCCACGGCCACGCGGGCCTCGTTGCCCGCGGGCAGGACCTTCTCGGTGACCTCGCCGAACTTCACGCCGAGGAACGGCGCGCCCAGCGCGAGCAGCACGGCGACGATCGGGATGGCGATCAGGGCCGGGCGCTTCATGACCTTCTTGCCCAGCTTGGCCCAGACGGCGCCGCCCTCGGACTTGGCCATGCGCTTGCGCCACGGCATCGCCAGCTTGTCGACGCGGTGGCCGAGGATGCCGAGCAGTGCAGGCAGCAGGGTCAGCGAGACGAACGCGGCGACCGCTACGGCGGACATGCCGCCGTAGCCCAGCGACTTGAGGAAGCTCTGCGGGAACAGCAGCAGGCCCGCGAGCGCGATCACGAGCAGGGTCGCGGAGAAGACGACGGTGCGGCCGGCGGAGCCGACGGTGCGCCGCACGGCCTGCTCGGTCGTGCGGCCCGCGGCGAGTTCTTCCCGGAACCGGCCGACTATGAACAGGCCGTAGTCGATGGCCATGCCGAGGCCGAGCAGCGTCGCCACGTTGATGGCGAACGAGTTCACCTCGGTGCCCAGCGAGACGGCGTGCAGCAGGGCGAGCGAGCCCATGATCGCCAGACCGCCGACGAGCACCGGCAGCGAGGCCGCGACCACCCCGCCGAAGATGATCACCAGCAGGATCAGCACGATCGGCATCGACACGGCCTCGGCGCGGACCAGGTCGGCGCCGGACATCTCGCTGATCGTCTTCTGGACCGGGATCTGGCCCGCCAGCTGGGTTTCCACGCCGTCGACCACGAGCTGGTCGGAGAAGCGCGCGTAGTCCTTGAGCTGGGTGTTGGAGTCGGAGGCCTGCAGCGTGATCGCCACCAGCGCCTTCGACTTGTCGGCGCTGCCGAACGGGTTGGGCTGGGGGATGTTCCAGTAGGACGCGACGGTCTTGACCGCGTCCGAGGGCAGGCCGGAGAGCTGCTTCTCGATCCTCGCCTTCAGCTCGGGCGAGTCGATCGTGCTGCCGGTCGGCGCCGTGTACATCACGACGACGTCGCCGCCCTGGCGGCCGAAGGTGTCCTCGATGACCTTGTTGGCCCGCACGGCCTCGCTCGTGGGGTCGCCGAAACCACCCTCACTGAGCCGGTCGAATACCCCGAGTCCCCACATTCCGCCCATCACGGTCAGCACCAAGGTGGCGATCATCACCACCCAACGGCGGTGGTACGCAAGTGAACCCCACTTCGCGAACAAGGTCGTCCTCCTACTGTGGTGGGCCAATTCATGCCCGTGTTGGCGGGTTTTGCACGGCGTTTACCGGGTGAACACATTCATAAGCAGTCGGTTGCGGAACCGCTGGTCGCGGCCCTAAAAGTCGACTACCCGCCGGTCCATCCGGTGGAAATCCCACGGTCACCGCACGCGGGCAAGGTATAAATGTGTTCATGCCGGGTGAACTGATCGCTCCTGCGACAAAGGCCGTGACCCTCGAAGAAGTCGCGAGGGTGGCCGGTGTTTCGCGTGCAACGGTTTCCCGCGTGGTCAACCGCGTGCCGACGGTCGACAGCGAGCTGCGCGAGACGGTGCAGCAGGCCATCGACGCGACCGGCTACCGGCCGAACCTGGCGGCGCGGTCGCTGGTGACCCGCAGGGCGGGTTCGGTCGCCCTGGTGCTGCCGAACGAGGGCCGCATCTTCGGCGACCCGTTCTTCGGCCGGGTCGTGGAGGGCGTCATGGGCGTCGTCCAGCCGATCGGCGTGCACCTCGTCGTGACGCTGGCCGGGTCGTCCACCTACGAGCACCTGGTCGCGGACCTGCGGCAGGGCAGGCTCGACGGCGCGATACTGATCCACACGCACCGCGGCGACCCGCTGCCCTCCATGCTCGCGAACATGCGGCTGCCCGTCGTGCTGTCCGGCAGACCCATGGGCAACCTGCGGATCAGCCACGTCGACGTCGACCAGGCCGCGGGCGCCCGACTCGCCGCCGAGCACCTCGTCGGGCTCGGCAGACGCCGGATCGCGACGATCTCCGGCCCGCTCGACGCCCCCGCGGGCATCGACCGCCTGGACGGCTTCCGCGCCGCCATGGCCGAGTTCGGCCACCACGACGTGCCCTTCGCCGAGGGCGACTTCAGCTCCGAGTCCGGCGCGCGCGCCGTCGAGCGCCTGCTCGCCGAGCACCCGGACCTCGACGGCCTGTTCGTCGCGTCCGACCTGATGGCGCACGGCGCCCTGCCGGTGCTGCGCAGGGCGGGCCGCCGCGTGCCGGAGGATGTCGCCGTCGTCGGTTTCGACGACAGCAGTTCCGCCCTCGTCTGCGATCCGACCCTGACCACGGTGAGGCAGCCCGTGGAGGACATGGCGGC
This window contains:
- a CDS encoding alpha/beta fold hydrolase; its protein translation is MARAIVDTALWIRRFHPDPDSEVRLVCLPHAGGSASFYYPVSESLRPGVEVLAVQYPGRQDRRSEPCVDTVDVLADRIVSALEPWVGDKPLALFGHSMGATLAFEVARGLERRGTAPVALFASGRRAPSRYRDDQVHLRDDDGIVAELQLLSGTDSRLLGNEDLLRLVIPVIRADYKAVETYRCEPGARVSCPVTVLVGDSDPKATIEEARAWSEHTTGAFDLQVYPGGHFYLSTHQDEVTDLISARLTGYPPPLG
- a CDS encoding class I adenylate-forming enzyme family protein — its product is MTAKLFSTDSVQTYPEFEQNALRVADVLGENGIGHGCRVMLKAGNSAGWVVTLLALMHVGASIVMVDSQERADQTRRIANQAGVKMCVVDEDAPLDAEESKVFVYELLVAAANRKPLRDKLDFTDWCERPDGLVMWSSGSTGTPKGIVKSGGKFLENLRRNAAQVGHREGDVLMPLLPFSHQYGLSMVLIAWQERCSLVVAPYRRLDRALVMAGQTGVTVVDATPSTYRSLLNIVQKRPEAGLNVDTVRMFCSGAAPLDPSLVNAYVDRFGLPLLDSYGSTEMGNVSFATPENPVACGVAMEGLEIKVVDDEGHEVEVDQIGEVLVNTPDVMEGYLSEDGTLVPHTRQWFQTGDFGKLDAHGNLSVFGRKFAVTRMGYTLYPEIIERKVAERGCSAKVVSVPDERRGCQLVFFVEDSLDREPHFWRELLSELLPVYERPNRVHVLDSFPLNRNGKPDRLHLEQLALAEVPDGASV
- a CDS encoding ACP S-malonyltransferase; the protein is MENTPSAAPEEENGKSENEVRQGLTAIVFPGMGPCNFADVGRYMVLDRYARRRLAAADEALGYSVLQRFRSTDHEYSEATQIAFLINSVALADRAVDAMGLDPDLCVGPSFGQKAATAFVDSLPFGDVVRMTAELARCEEEFFAAEYSDVITQSFVRTSEERTKEILAEMEARGEWYEISGYLDHDFYFVSVRESSLDFFKQRIRDAGGYSMYSMRPPVHARAFSALRRKVEEEVFTRYDIGAPRIPVIADQNGTTVTDAEAMRTMLLDTFDRPINWPDVVSALRRGGVTDLWFTGADNLFHRLDCTTKNFRVTAVTPKTALRPEK
- the speB gene encoding agmatinase, which encodes MIDEKWPHRIRSTVNPPREPGPIDLRRNFAQPAYSGIGTFMNVPICLDQADLRAGGVDVAVMGVPLDQSVGHRGAAFGPRAIRTEERYLFNNYEDFVHSATRVKPFQQLKVVDYGDAPVDMFSNANSMAPIREMITEIAQVGAVPIVLGGDHTLLWPSAGALNDVHGAGSVAVVHFDAHPDCHAEVYGNKISHTTPIYRLIEDEKFPGANIVQMGLRSPSAPDDEQFNWMRRQGMKSHFMAEVERLGIDAVIDKLIADVAHVPNVYLSLDIDVLDPAYAPGTGTPEPGGLTTRELFPALRRLAHETNVVGMDVVEVAPNIDPGYSTALNARRAVLEVLTGLAMRRMQISSSNYVNPIVSGQVKFPMR
- a CDS encoding glycosyltransferase; this encodes MRVLSSITGSQGHARDMLPLIRAIADAGHDVLVALPPSLAPVYADERVRVEPVLPEMHDSIMAVMKEGAEQRAAEAKRTGLPVAPPPEMTAFDEMLVMAGGPHITPTYRALMALALDFKPNLVVRDSAEIAATLVAERLGLRHICGPSGAGDMVDPVRLVDMLDERRAELDLPPAHDPTALYRFGRFDSVPERYSFAAFDVPYAIRYRQSPIVARDEVLSREIAGLPTDKPLVACAMGTVLVQLRQFFQFGPPQDEDPSKVLLQALAGGLSELDCYAVLATGGLSMDGIEVGDNVHVVERMAQPLLLQCADLFVTHGGYNSIRESMFGGTPMAVLPQFGDQPFHADLLQKMNLGRVIPETTADVVRDTCRQVLSDPAITAEVRRAQREMLALPGVDTVVPHLESLALP
- a CDS encoding GrpB family protein — protein: MPTFEEITRPDGSDPSEDPWVNGPPPPETVAIVAYTPEWPRRFQAAAAEIRAALGRVVLGIDHVGSTSVEGLAAKDVLDIDLTVADPRQEELYVPALVRIGYVHTVREPSWYEHRLLRLAEPRVNLHVFGPDCPELVRHRMFRDWLRAHPEDRALYEDAKQAAVPGGGNVMDYNARKEETIQAIYDRLFRAAGML
- a CDS encoding MMPL family transporter, translated to MIATLVLTVMGGMWGLGVFDRLSEGGFGDPTSEAVRANKVIEDTFGRQGGDVVVMYTAPTGSTIDSPELKARIEKQLSGLPSDAVKTVASYWNIPQPNPFGSADKSKALVAITLQASDSNTQLKDYARFSDQLVVDGVETQLAGQIPVQKTISEMSGADLVRAEAVSMPIVLILLVIIFGGVVAASLPVLVGGLAIMGSLALLHAVSLGTEVNSFAINVATLLGLGMAIDYGLFIVGRFREELAAGRTTEQAVRRTVGSAGRTVVFSATLLVIALAGLLLFPQSFLKSLGYGGMSAVAVAAFVSLTLLPALLGILGHRVDKLAMPWRKRMAKSEGGAVWAKLGKKVMKRPALIAIPIVAVLLALGAPFLGVKFGEVTEKVLPAGNEARVAVETLNKDFPAIAKTGLDIVVKGNTSQEAVQRYAERVAAVPGIDTAALAQEPKDNVWLLSATLEGDPLSDASKQAMLDVREVTPPLGAGETLVGGSTAVNVDSLDAISSRLPWMALLFIAATFILMFLAFGSVLLPIKAIVMSALSLSATFGVLTWIFYDGHLASLLGVTPSPLDSGIVVLMVAMILGLSTDYEVFLLSRMVEARNRGASNEEAVTIGLAKTGRVITAAAILLILVTGAFAFSQVAMMRFVGVGMILALALDATIVRMILVPAVLKLLGNAAWWAPGPLRRIQEKLAIHEGGDVEDEDDHKDDRDDNDRPAQWQRFPQPVG
- a CDS encoding LacI family DNA-binding transcriptional regulator; the protein is MPGELIAPATKAVTLEEVARVAGVSRATVSRVVNRVPTVDSELRETVQQAIDATGYRPNLAARSLVTRRAGSVALVLPNEGRIFGDPFFGRVVEGVMGVVQPIGVHLVVTLAGSSTYEHLVADLRQGRLDGAILIHTHRGDPLPSMLANMRLPVVLSGRPMGNLRISHVDVDQAAGARLAAEHLVGLGRRRIATISGPLDAPAGIDRLDGFRAAMAEFGHHDVPFAEGDFSSESGARAVERLLAEHPDLDGLFVASDLMAHGALPVLRRAGRRVPEDVAVVGFDDSSSALVCDPTLTTVRQPVEDMAAEMVRLLLDHVDRPNRPVSSVVFAPTFVVRHSA